In one window of Paraflavitalea soli DNA:
- a CDS encoding T9SS type A sorting domain-containing protein, with product MRALAMLFILAFLQLVCHSSFSQCKTAPPLEACLGTEATVSDNEILLNGTKKWYYGPTATFSQLTMRGGTLIVCTDLTINVLNIDSGTIVIRPGAKLTAGGGGGGMIWRGGCAIYNHGRLEITSNLSFEGPYATAARPNILMNVTTTSSSRAFNYLVINNPFSFFVNNGLAEVHGIITDNNAVAGSVCLGHTSQLKQTVLINKVKDTYVAPDGYACVSVYQLSQFADTLTDHPYVLVCLSASHSSVTGGSNKPNAWGAANVFQNCNSCAEMTLLPVQNASTKPYTPPVVQAANLTIYPNPFADIVRISWENGKKPRSVMICESTGRIVYCRDLEQERAGVLTVSLATTLAAGNYFVKITYPGAVIVRKIIKAAR from the coding sequence ATGCGTGCCCTTGCTATGCTATTCATCCTTGCATTCCTGCAACTAGTATGTCATTCATCCTTTAGCCAGTGTAAAACAGCGCCTCCCCTGGAAGCCTGCCTCGGCACAGAAGCCACTGTCAGTGACAATGAGATATTATTGAACGGTACCAAAAAATGGTATTATGGCCCAACAGCTACTTTCAGCCAGCTCACCATGCGTGGCGGTACCCTCATTGTTTGTACCGACCTTACCATCAATGTGCTCAATATTGATTCCGGTACCATTGTCATACGGCCCGGCGCTAAATTAACCGCCGGTGGTGGCGGAGGCGGTATGATATGGAGAGGCGGCTGCGCCATATACAACCATGGAAGGCTGGAGATCACTTCCAATCTTTCTTTCGAAGGGCCTTATGCTACTGCCGCAAGACCCAATATACTCATGAATGTAACTACCACTTCTTCCAGCAGGGCCTTTAACTATCTCGTGATCAATAATCCTTTTTCTTTCTTCGTCAACAATGGATTGGCTGAAGTACATGGTATCATTACCGACAACAATGCAGTGGCCGGCAGTGTATGCCTGGGGCACACCAGCCAGCTCAAACAAACCGTGCTCATCAATAAAGTGAAGGATACCTATGTTGCTCCTGATGGGTATGCCTGTGTGTCCGTATACCAGCTATCTCAGTTTGCCGATACGTTGACCGATCATCCCTATGTATTGGTCTGTCTTAGTGCCAGCCATTCCTCCGTTACCGGGGGATCTAATAAGCCCAATGCCTGGGGAGCCGCCAATGTTTTCCAGAATTGCAATTCCTGTGCAGAGATGACTTTATTACCTGTTCAAAATGCCAGTACCAAGCCATATACGCCTCCGGTGGTGCAGGCAGCAAACCTCACCATATATCCCAATCCCTTCGCAGATATCGTACGGATAAGCTGGGAAAACGGTAAAAAACCTCGTTCTGTCATGATCTGCGAAAGTACCGGCCGCATAGTTTATTGTAGGGACCTGGAACAGGAGCGCGCGGGTGTCTTAACAGTTTCGCTGGCTACCACCCTGGCCGCGGGTAATTATTTTGTGAAGATCACCTATCCCGGAGCAGTAATTGTACGTAAGATCATTAAAGCTGCCCGCTGA
- a CDS encoding LytR/AlgR family response regulator transcription factor, with the protein MKVLVVEGEKRVVRKLERALKRIDQSIHIIGTVPAIFASAHWLEQHGVPDIILMSEDAVKEYQVVDLSQGKMNATVIFTVQSDQFTFYAFRIGHLEHLLPAAFMNRYLEEAYTEILPPTQTTTTTLQGMTTAWRTRFLVKQGQKFASVETAAIAYFFSEGRFIFFKTFDGQKYLVEYTLEELETMLDPQLFFRINRSLLIAFKCVEQIHPYFGNRLKLFLDPTMEKDILVSREKVNEFKKWLGQ; encoded by the coding sequence ATGAAGGTATTAGTTGTAGAGGGAGAAAAGCGCGTTGTCAGGAAACTGGAACGGGCTTTGAAGAGGATAGATCAATCCATTCATATCATTGGCACCGTTCCGGCTATCTTTGCCTCTGCCCACTGGCTGGAACAGCATGGTGTTCCCGATATTATCCTGATGAGTGAAGACGCTGTAAAAGAATACCAGGTGGTTGATCTCTCACAGGGTAAAATGAATGCCACCGTCATCTTCACTGTACAGTCTGATCAATTTACTTTTTACGCTTTTCGCATCGGTCACCTGGAACACCTGTTGCCGGCGGCTTTTATGAACCGTTACCTGGAAGAAGCTTACACTGAGATATTACCACCCACACAAACTACTACTACTACCCTGCAAGGCATGACTACTGCCTGGAGAACCCGCTTCCTCGTGAAGCAAGGGCAGAAATTTGCTTCTGTTGAAACCGCCGCCATCGCTTACTTTTTTTCTGAAGGACGCTTTATCTTCTTTAAAACATTCGATGGGCAGAAATACCTGGTAGAGTATACCCTCGAAGAACTGGAAACCATGCTTGATCCCCAACTCTTTTTCCGCATTAACCGTTCCTTACTTATCGCTTTTAAATGCGTGGAACAGATACATCCTTATTTTGGTAACCGCCTGAAATTATTCCTCGATCCCACTATGGAAAAAGATATCCTCGTGAGCCGGGAAAAGGTCAATGAGTTCAAAAAGTGGCTGGGGCAGTAG